The proteins below are encoded in one region of Microbispora sp. NBC_01189:
- a CDS encoding Pls/PosA family non-ribosomal peptide synthetase — protein MPGYLARTAQADASRALPGRSPGRLHHVFESRCDLTPSATALECGRLRWTYAALDARANRLAHLLRDLGAGCGSRVAILLPRSPDTYLALLAVGKAGAAFVPLDPQSPPDRAGYIIGDAGADLVLTTSARAPDVRAPGRRVLALDASADLIAAAPATRPGPGPLDDTADDDPAAYVMYTSGSSGRPKGVEVAQSSICNFLGVVPELYDVRPADRVYQGMSISFDFSVEEIWPTWAAGAALVAGPAGSRQLGAELADFLDQHRITILYCVPTLLATLPRDVPSLRAILVGGEPCPAPLVERWSRPGRRMLNTYGPTEATVTATCAELLPGRQVTIGRPLPTYTVVLLDERRDPVPDGEVGEICIGGPGVARGYVGRPDLTADRFVEHPLAPPGGRLYRTGDLGRVTATGEFEYLGRSDAEVKIRGHRVDLGEIENVLLEDAGVAEAVAALTPAPGVDGPDGELAAYVVPADGRAGDEALTGRLRDRLSRRLPAYMVPSFLDVVAALPTMPSGKVDRGRLPRPTGRRLVGSGPVAPAEGSLETRLRAVWAEEFGLGPESLSVEADFFTDLGGHSLLAARIVSLLRTSEIGAGLAVRDLYANPTVRRLAAHLSSHGGLGSVRAPASRTRPGPLRHGGRAVAAAGAAQSAVVYLLLLMVTLPVSVTLYAWTTHHAGPILGGHRPQEGWLLLPGTGTDLVGALAPAAATAYLWVRWLLPVLLVRPLSAGVRPGRHRLWGATYLRLWTTNLLLSLSPLPTLSGSPMMAAYLRLLGAEVGPATAIATADVNLPAMLRIGEGASVGYRASLHAWLVEDGWVVVAPVEVGPHAFVGNGAVLGPGARVAGHAALGDQSALTHGETVPRGGRWAGSPPNPVESLGPDVEAMLRAPAGPGSWKARHVAAAVAGLVCIEAILLATIMPSVLVIWTVVAAGGPPAAPVAVLLAGPLFVAVVCAVVAAGKRLVLPKAPAGIHPARSWLGVRKWAADKLLESSLTLTNSLYGTLYTSPWLRLLGARVGRRAEVSTAAQLDPDLLTLREESFVADMAGVGAASFARGQVALRPTEVGRRAFVGNAAVVPAGTRMGPGSLVGVGTVPPPDGVPEGTSWLGSPAMHLPVRQDSGAFPEDRTFRPPRLLVLHRLGVEFFRATLPATLLGAGLYLYLLGVHALARLLPLPVVVAAAPLVACAASLGVIGCCVACKRRLIGAYRPRVEPLWSRFVRRTEFVTGLWEAAAVPAGVALLAGTPFLPGVLRWFGARIGRRAWIATTYLTEFDLVEVGDDVAIGPGVSLQTHLFEDRVMKMSAVTVRSGSTVGARSVVLYDSVVGEDVSLGALSLLMKGERLTPGTSWRGIPAQAAAIPDM, from the coding sequence ATGCCGGGTTACTTAGCTCGAACAGCACAGGCCGACGCCTCGCGGGCCCTGCCCGGGAGGTCGCCCGGTCGCCTGCACCATGTCTTCGAATCCCGTTGCGACCTGACGCCGTCGGCGACGGCCCTGGAGTGCGGGCGGCTGCGCTGGACGTACGCCGCGCTCGACGCGCGGGCGAACCGGCTCGCGCACCTCCTGCGCGACCTGGGGGCCGGATGCGGCTCCCGGGTGGCGATTTTGCTGCCGAGGTCGCCGGACACCTACCTGGCGCTGCTCGCGGTCGGGAAGGCGGGCGCGGCGTTCGTGCCGCTCGACCCGCAGTCGCCTCCTGACCGGGCCGGCTACATCATCGGCGACGCCGGCGCCGACCTCGTGCTCACGACGTCCGCGCGGGCTCCGGACGTCAGGGCGCCGGGCCGCCGCGTGCTCGCCCTCGACGCCTCCGCGGACCTGATCGCGGCGGCCCCCGCCACCCGTCCGGGTCCCGGCCCGCTCGATGACACGGCGGACGACGACCCGGCCGCGTACGTCATGTACACCTCCGGGTCGAGCGGGCGCCCGAAGGGCGTCGAGGTGGCCCAGTCGAGCATCTGCAACTTCCTCGGCGTGGTGCCGGAGCTGTACGACGTGCGGCCGGCCGACCGCGTCTACCAGGGAATGTCCATCTCCTTCGACTTCTCCGTCGAGGAGATCTGGCCGACCTGGGCGGCCGGCGCGGCCCTCGTCGCCGGCCCGGCCGGCTCCCGGCAGCTCGGCGCGGAGCTGGCGGACTTCCTGGACCAGCACAGGATCACAATTTTGTACTGTGTCCCGACACTGCTCGCGACGCTCCCGCGTGACGTGCCGTCCCTGCGCGCCATCCTCGTCGGGGGCGAGCCCTGCCCGGCGCCGCTGGTGGAGCGGTGGAGCCGGCCGGGGCGGCGGATGCTCAACACGTACGGGCCGACCGAGGCGACGGTCACCGCGACCTGCGCCGAACTGCTGCCGGGACGGCAGGTCACCATCGGCAGACCGTTGCCCACCTACACCGTCGTGCTGCTCGACGAACGGCGCGACCCGGTGCCGGACGGCGAGGTCGGCGAGATCTGCATCGGAGGTCCCGGCGTCGCTCGCGGCTACGTCGGCCGTCCCGACCTGACCGCCGACCGCTTCGTCGAGCATCCGCTGGCGCCCCCCGGCGGCAGGTTGTACCGCACGGGGGACCTCGGCCGGGTGACCGCGACCGGGGAGTTCGAATATCTCGGCCGCTCCGACGCCGAGGTGAAGATCCGCGGGCACCGGGTGGACCTGGGCGAGATCGAGAACGTGCTGCTGGAGGACGCCGGCGTCGCCGAGGCCGTGGCCGCACTGACGCCCGCGCCGGGCGTGGACGGACCGGACGGGGAGCTGGCCGCCTACGTCGTGCCCGCGGACGGCCGGGCCGGCGACGAGGCGCTCACCGGACGGCTGCGCGATCGTCTGAGCCGCCGGCTGCCGGCCTACATGGTGCCGTCGTTCCTGGACGTCGTGGCCGCCCTGCCCACCATGCCGAGCGGCAAGGTGGACCGCGGGCGGCTGCCGCGGCCGACCGGCCGCCGCCTGGTCGGCTCCGGGCCGGTGGCGCCCGCCGAGGGCTCACTGGAGACACGACTGCGCGCCGTGTGGGCGGAGGAGTTCGGGCTCGGCCCCGAATCGCTCTCGGTCGAGGCGGACTTCTTCACCGACCTCGGCGGCCACTCCCTGCTGGCGGCGCGCATCGTGTCACTCCTGCGTACGAGCGAGATCGGCGCGGGGCTCGCGGTGCGCGACCTCTACGCGAACCCGACCGTACGCCGCCTCGCCGCACACCTCTCCTCGCACGGGGGTCTCGGGAGCGTACGCGCACCGGCCTCCCGTACCCGCCCGGGGCCCCTGCGGCACGGCGGCCGGGCGGTCGCGGCCGCCGGGGCCGCGCAGAGCGCGGTCGTCTACCTGCTGCTCCTCATGGTCACGTTGCCGGTCTCCGTCACGCTGTACGCCTGGACCACGCACCACGCGGGCCCGATCCTCGGCGGCCACAGGCCGCAGGAGGGATGGCTGCTCCTCCCGGGAACGGGGACCGACCTGGTCGGCGCGCTGGCGCCGGCCGCGGCGACCGCGTACCTCTGGGTTCGCTGGCTGCTGCCGGTGCTGCTCGTGCGACCTCTGTCTGCCGGCGTCCGGCCGGGTCGTCACCGGCTGTGGGGCGCGACCTACCTGCGGCTGTGGACGACGAACCTGCTGCTGTCCCTCTCTCCGCTGCCGACGCTGAGCGGCTCCCCCATGATGGCCGCCTATCTGCGGCTGCTCGGCGCCGAGGTCGGGCCCGCCACCGCCATCGCGACCGCCGACGTCAACCTCCCGGCGATGCTGCGGATCGGCGAGGGGGCCTCGGTCGGCTACCGGGCCTCGCTGCACGCCTGGCTGGTGGAGGACGGGTGGGTGGTCGTCGCCCCGGTGGAGGTCGGGCCGCACGCGTTCGTCGGGAACGGCGCGGTGCTCGGGCCGGGCGCTCGGGTCGCCGGCCATGCCGCGCTCGGCGACCAGTCGGCCCTGACGCACGGCGAGACGGTGCCGCGCGGAGGGCGCTGGGCCGGGTCGCCGCCGAACCCCGTGGAGTCCCTGGGCCCGGACGTCGAGGCGATGCTGCGCGCCCCCGCCGGCCCCGGGAGCTGGAAGGCACGCCACGTGGCCGCCGCCGTGGCCGGCCTCGTCTGCATCGAGGCGATCCTGCTCGCCACGATCATGCCGAGCGTCCTGGTCATCTGGACGGTCGTGGCCGCCGGGGGCCCGCCGGCCGCTCCGGTGGCCGTCCTCCTGGCGGGCCCGCTGTTCGTGGCCGTCGTCTGCGCGGTGGTGGCGGCCGGCAAGCGTCTCGTGCTGCCGAAGGCGCCGGCCGGCATCCATCCGGCGCGTTCTTGGCTCGGCGTACGCAAGTGGGCCGCCGACAAGCTCCTGGAGTCCAGCCTGACGCTGACCAACTCGCTCTACGGCACGCTGTACACCTCGCCGTGGCTGCGGCTGCTCGGCGCGCGGGTCGGCCGCCGGGCCGAGGTGTCCACGGCCGCGCAGCTCGACCCCGACCTCCTCACGTTGCGCGAGGAGAGCTTCGTCGCCGACATGGCGGGTGTCGGCGCGGCCAGCTTCGCCCGTGGCCAGGTCGCTCTGCGTCCCACCGAGGTCGGCAGGCGCGCGTTCGTCGGCAACGCCGCGGTCGTCCCGGCCGGGACGCGGATGGGGCCGGGCTCCCTGGTGGGCGTCGGCACCGTCCCGCCGCCGGACGGCGTGCCGGAGGGCACCTCGTGGCTGGGCTCGCCCGCGATGCACCTTCCCGTGCGGCAGGACAGCGGCGCGTTTCCCGAGGACCGTACGTTCCGGCCGCCACGCCTGCTGGTGCTGCACCGCCTGGGCGTCGAGTTCTTCCGCGCCACGCTCCCGGCGACGCTGCTCGGCGCCGGGCTCTACCTCTACCTCCTGGGCGTGCACGCGCTCGCGCGCCTCCTGCCCCTGCCCGTGGTGGTGGCCGCGGCGCCGCTCGTCGCCTGCGCCGCGTCGCTGGGGGTGATCGGTTGCTGCGTCGCGTGCAAACGCCGCCTCATCGGCGCGTACCGGCCCAGAGTGGAGCCGTTGTGGAGCAGGTTCGTCCGGCGCACCGAGTTCGTCACCGGGCTGTGGGAGGCCGCCGCGGTGCCCGCCGGGGTCGCCCTCCTGGCCGGAACCCCGTTCCTGCCGGGCGTGCTGCGCTGGTTCGGGGCCCGCATCGGCAGGCGCGCCTGGATCGCGACCACTTATCTGACCGAGTTCGACCTGGTGGAGGTGGGCGACGACGTCGCGATCGGGCCGGGGGTGTCGCTGCAGACCCATCTGTTCGAGGACCGGGTCATGAAGATGTCGGCCGTCACGGTCCGGTCCGGCTCCACCGTCGGCGCCCGTTCCGTGGTGCTCTACGACTCGGTGGTGGGCGAGGACGTCTCGCTCGGCGCCCTGTCGTTGCTGATGAAGGGCGAACGGCTCACCCCGGGGACGAGCTGGCGCGGCATCCCGGCGCAGGCCGCCGCCATCCCGGACATGTGA
- a CDS encoding BPL-N domain-containing protein, producing MRFDGILGAVRRAFRSEAAPPRPSGRPLALVYRGPASVPGCSEAVAGLLEASRWGFDVRYTGPREEVPLTAESLAVAAMYAQPGGGDLSRGYRHLRKLRGPLRDYVAGGGRYLGFCLGGYLAGATPGFALLPGDTDQYIATPGATVDDEEDTLVDVRWRGRDRSVFFQDGPCFLLDPGNRATVLATYPNGTVAALVTPYGAGRVAAVGPHPEATDDWFADADLPVRRAQDLGLDLVDEVMAGA from the coding sequence ATGAGATTCGACGGCATTCTCGGCGCCGTACGACGCGCCTTCCGCTCCGAGGCGGCCCCGCCGCGGCCTTCCGGCCGGCCGCTCGCACTCGTCTACCGGGGCCCGGCCTCGGTTCCCGGATGCTCCGAGGCGGTCGCCGGGCTGCTGGAGGCGAGCCGCTGGGGCTTCGACGTGCGCTACACGGGCCCGCGCGAGGAGGTGCCGCTCACGGCGGAGTCGCTGGCCGTGGCCGCGATGTACGCCCAGCCGGGCGGCGGCGACCTGTCCCGGGGTTACCGGCACCTCAGAAAGCTCCGCGGCCCGCTGCGCGACTACGTCGCCGGAGGCGGCCGGTATCTCGGCTTCTGCCTGGGCGGCTATCTCGCCGGCGCGACCCCGGGTTTCGCGTTGCTGCCGGGCGACACCGACCAGTACATCGCCACGCCCGGCGCCACCGTGGACGACGAGGAGGACACCCTCGTCGACGTGCGATGGCGCGGGCGGGACCGCAGCGTCTTCTTCCAGGACGGCCCCTGCTTCCTGCTCGATCCCGGCAACCGGGCCACCGTCCTCGCCACCTATCCCAACGGCACCGTCGCCGCCCTCGTCACCCCGTACGGCGCGGGCAGGGTCGCCGCGGTCGGCCCGCACCCGGAGGCGACCGACGACTGGTTCGCCGACGCCGATCTGCCGGTCCGGCGGGCGCAGGACCTCGGCCTCGATCTGGTGGACGAGGTGATGGCCGGCGCGTGA
- a CDS encoding M1 family metallopeptidase, with product MVRKLAALAASVMMVASPAVPAVAEPGAFLPGAPGIGDPYYPLQGNGGYDVGHYDLRLRFDPGDHTADATATITATATHNLSRFDLDFSGPEIRSVTVDGARAGYRRDGQELVITPAAGLRAGATFTVAVSYAGKLTAVSDDTGRQGWINTKDGAFVASQPDGARSWFPANDTPADKATFSFRVSAPEELTVLANGERAGADDTTGSDGYRTVRWEMRQPMAPYLAMLAIGRFVVSEGTVDGIPNVTAYDPALAEKSKHLHDLTAEAVRWESSLFGPYPFSSTGGVADGRGSVTALETQGRPVYSGGPTDDSEIVHELAHQWFGNSVGVRSWRDIWLNEGFAKYAEWLYQEQHDGPSARDTFDRLYRKDGAFWHLKTGDPGQAHMFDENAIYLRGAMTVHALREKIGDKVFFTLLKTWAQEHKYGTVTTSDFVDLAERLSGQNLGSFFDAWLYQSKKPPQSVFRSTPAE from the coding sequence ATGGTGCGTAAATTAGCCGCCCTGGCCGCGAGTGTCATGATGGTCGCGTCCCCGGCCGTTCCCGCCGTCGCGGAGCCGGGCGCGTTCCTTCCCGGCGCGCCGGGGATCGGCGATCCGTACTATCCCCTTCAGGGCAACGGCGGCTACGACGTCGGCCACTACGATCTGCGGCTCCGGTTCGACCCCGGCGACCACACCGCGGACGCCACCGCGACGATCACCGCGACCGCCACCCACAACCTGTCCCGGTTCGACCTCGACTTCTCGGGACCGGAGATCAGGAGCGTGACGGTGGACGGCGCCCGCGCCGGCTACCGCCGCGACGGCCAGGAACTGGTGATCACCCCGGCCGCGGGGCTGAGAGCCGGGGCCACGTTCACGGTCGCGGTCTCCTACGCCGGGAAGCTCACGGCGGTCTCGGACGACACCGGCCGGCAGGGGTGGATCAACACCAAGGACGGCGCGTTCGTCGCGTCCCAGCCGGACGGCGCGCGCAGCTGGTTCCCGGCCAACGACACTCCGGCGGACAAGGCCACCTTCAGCTTCCGGGTGTCCGCGCCCGAGGAGCTGACCGTGCTGGCCAACGGCGAGCGCGCGGGCGCGGACGACACGACCGGCTCTGACGGCTATCGGACCGTGCGGTGGGAGATGCGGCAGCCGATGGCGCCCTACCTCGCCATGCTCGCGATCGGCCGTTTCGTCGTCAGCGAGGGCACCGTCGACGGCATCCCGAACGTGACGGCGTACGACCCGGCGCTGGCGGAGAAGTCGAAGCACCTGCACGATCTCACGGCGGAGGCGGTCAGGTGGGAGTCGTCGCTCTTCGGTCCCTACCCGTTCTCCTCCACCGGCGGGGTCGCGGACGGCCGCGGCTCCGTGACCGCACTGGAGACGCAGGGCCGGCCCGTCTACAGCGGCGGCCCGACCGACGACTCCGAAATCGTGCACGAGCTGGCCCACCAGTGGTTCGGCAACAGCGTCGGGGTGCGGAGCTGGCGGGACATCTGGCTCAACGAGGGCTTCGCGAAGTACGCGGAATGGCTCTACCAGGAGCAGCACGACGGGCCGTCCGCCAGGGACACCTTCGACCGGCTCTACCGGAAGGACGGCGCCTTCTGGCATCTGAAGACCGGTGACCCCGGCCAGGCGCACATGTTCGACGAGAACGCGATCTACCTGCGAGGCGCGATGACGGTGCACGCCCTCCGGGAGAAGATCGGCGACAAGGTGTTCTTCACCCTGCTGAAGACCTGGGCGCAGGAGCACAAGTACGGCACGGTGACCACGTCCGACTTCGTCGATCTCGCGGAGAGGCTGAGCGGGCAGAACCTCGGCTCCTTCTTCGACGCGTGGCTCTACCAGTCGAAGAAGCCGCCACAGTCGGTGTTCCGCTCGACGCCGGCGGAATAA
- a CDS encoding DUF6098 family protein: MSGLPTIKSLDELTELVDRRPGLYLRYSKGPDADEGKPFDAGRDSTG; encoded by the coding sequence GTGAGCGGACTACCGACGATCAAGAGCCTGGACGAGCTGACCGAGCTGGTCGACCGGCGGCCCGGCCTCTACCTTCGGTACTCGAAGGGGCCGGACGCCGACGAGGGAAAGCCGTTCGACGCCGGCCGCGACTCCACGGGCTGA
- a CDS encoding lactate 2-monooxygenase, with translation MSWADFQYEIYLNGMSGAVPRLPTDLTRLEEMAERRLGPGPVGYVAGSAGGGRTERANREALDRWRIVPRMLRDVRGRDLSVTVLGRRLPAPLALAPIGVLSIMHPDAEPAAARAAAALGVPFVLSSASSTPMEEVAAAMGDGERWFQLYWGRDREVTLSFLARARASGFSVLVVTLDTPLLAWRPRDLDQAYLPFLRGVGTANYFTDPAFQAGLARPVHEDPDAAVMHFVGLFGDPGKTWPDLALLREHWDGPIVLKGILHPDDARLAADAGMDGVVVSNHGGRQVNGSIGAADALPAVADAVADRLTVLFDGGVRSGDDVVKALALGARTVLLGRPYAYGLGLDGQAGVEHVLRCVLAETDLTLALSGCAGPAAITPAMVARF, from the coding sequence GTGAGCTGGGCGGACTTCCAGTACGAGATCTACCTCAACGGCATGTCCGGCGCCGTGCCGCGCCTGCCCACGGATCTGACCCGGCTGGAGGAGATGGCCGAGCGGCGCCTGGGTCCCGGGCCGGTCGGCTACGTGGCCGGCAGCGCGGGCGGCGGGCGCACCGAGCGGGCCAACCGCGAGGCGCTGGACCGCTGGCGCATCGTGCCGCGGATGCTGCGCGACGTGCGCGGGCGCGACCTGTCGGTGACCGTGCTCGGCCGGAGGCTGCCCGCGCCGCTGGCGCTCGCGCCGATCGGCGTGCTGTCGATCATGCATCCGGACGCCGAACCGGCCGCCGCCCGGGCCGCCGCGGCGCTGGGGGTGCCCTTCGTGCTGTCGTCGGCCTCCAGCACGCCGATGGAGGAGGTCGCCGCGGCCATGGGGGACGGCGAACGGTGGTTCCAGCTCTACTGGGGCCGGGACCGCGAGGTCACCCTCAGCTTCCTCGCCCGGGCCAGGGCGTCGGGGTTCAGCGTGCTCGTCGTCACCCTCGACACGCCGCTGCTGGCCTGGCGGCCCCGCGACCTCGACCAGGCGTACCTGCCGTTCCTGCGCGGCGTCGGCACCGCCAACTACTTCACCGACCCGGCGTTCCAGGCCGGGCTCGCGCGGCCGGTGCACGAGGACCCGGACGCCGCCGTCATGCACTTCGTCGGGCTGTTCGGCGACCCCGGCAAGACCTGGCCGGACCTCGCCCTGCTGCGCGAGCACTGGGACGGCCCGATCGTGCTGAAGGGCATCCTCCACCCCGACGACGCCCGGCTGGCTGCCGACGCCGGGATGGACGGGGTCGTCGTGTCCAACCACGGCGGGCGCCAGGTCAACGGGTCGATCGGGGCGGCCGACGCGCTGCCGGCCGTCGCCGACGCGGTCGCCGACCGGCTCACCGTGCTGTTCGACGGAGGCGTCCGCAGCGGGGACGACGTCGTCAAGGCCCTCGCGCTCGGCGCGCGGACCGTGCTGCTGGGCCGGCCGTACGCGTACGGGCTGGGCCTGGACGGCCAGGCGGGGGTGGAGCACGTGCTCCGCTGCGTGCTGGCGGAGACCGACCTCACCCTGGCCCTGTCCGGCTGCGCCGGGCCCGCCGCGATCACCCCGGCCATGGTCGCCCGGTTCTGA